One Microcebus murinus isolate Inina chromosome 10, M.murinus_Inina_mat1.0, whole genome shotgun sequence DNA segment encodes these proteins:
- the C1QTNF6 gene encoding complement C1q tumor necrosis factor-related protein 6, giving the protein MEIATLGPLWAALLLPLLVFGVPTDEPTSGEAVASTLTGGCRRCCDSLAPADAAHVSPASPSGLPYVLPEVRPYINITILKGDKGDRGPLGTPGKLGKEGPRGDRGPQGSKGSKGQAGSPGAPCRTHSSAFSVGRKAALHSSEGFQPLLFDTVFVNPDGHFDMAAGRFVAPLRGLYFFSLNVHSWNFKETYVHVVHNEEAAVILYAQPSDRSIMQSQSVMLALAPGDHVWVRLFKRERENAVYSDDVDTYITFSGHLIKPEDD; this is encoded by the exons ATGGAGATAGCCACCCTGGGTCCCCTCTGGGCtgccctcctgctccctctcttGGTGTTTGGGGTCCCCACAGATGAGCCCACCTCCGGGGAAGCTGTGGCCTCTACCCTCACTGGGGGCTGCCGACGGTGCTGTGACTCCCTGGCCCCTGCCGATGCTGCACATGTGTCCCCAGCCTCTCCGTCCGGCCTCCCGTATGTCCTGCCTGAGGTCAGGCCCTACATTAACATCACCATCCTGAAGG GTGACAAAGGGGACCGAGGCCCACTGGGCACACCAGGGAAGCTGGGCAAGGAGGGTCCCCGGGGGGACCGTGGCCCACAGGGCAGCAAGGGCTCGAAGGGGCAGGCGGGCAGCCCGGGTGCCCCGTGCCGGACGCACTCCTCGGCCTTCTCGGTGGGCCGCAAGGCGGCGCTGCACAGCAGCGAGGGCTTCCAGCCGCTGCTCTTCGACACGGTCTTCGTGAACCCGGACGGGCACTTCGACATGGCCGCTGGCCGCTTTGTCGCCCCCCTGCGCGGCCTCTACTTCTTCAGCCTCAACGTGCACAGCTGGAACTTCAAGGAGACCTACGTGCACGTGGTGCACAACGAGGAGGCGGCCGTCATCCTGTACGCGCAGCCCAGCGACCGCAGCATCATGCAGAGCCAGAGCGTGATGCTGGCCCTGGCGCCCGGCGACCACGTCTGGGTGCGGCTCTTCAAGCGCGAGCGTGAGAACGCCGTCTACAGCGACGATGTGGACACCTACATCACCTTCAGCGGCCACCTCATCAAGCCCGAGGACGACTGA